One genomic segment of Thermodesulfobacterium sp. TA1 includes these proteins:
- a CDS encoding YeeE/YedE thiosulfate transporter family protein has product MDVRLGGLLLAILLVLGEYLGEPWGITNQPFLNLFVLWLGAFFSANLFRECGIRIPDSQEWIKSIIAGLLMGIGAFLSLGDNVTSFVMPFVNLSGGALVVLVGLWIGGLIGVKYQLWELERQRQSKAVQIRFPKLNPILALLSLGALVWVAFKSWVLILWAAIGMVLQKSHWCMGNTLKEPFFSEKTINNQAVILTLGLATLGIWGLKSYQVLNPYTYVLPNFGLLGLLGGILFGVGIILAGSCGASLFAKSGEGDLKSLVALGVLIGSYKFLTSFLSFATLEGIFNGKTVYLPTYICYSGALLIPLLVLGGWIIFVWWNSKTKKLIKRYYF; this is encoded by the coding sequence ATGGATGTAAGGTTAGGAGGGTTGTTGTTGGCGATTTTATTGGTTTTAGGAGAATATTTGGGAGAGCCTTGGGGGATTACCAACCAACCTTTTCTTAATCTCTTTGTCCTTTGGTTAGGGGCTTTTTTTTCAGCTAATCTTTTTAGAGAGTGTGGGATAAGAATACCTGATAGTCAGGAATGGATAAAAAGCATTATCGCTGGGCTTTTGATGGGAATAGGGGCTTTTTTATCTTTAGGGGACAACGTTACTTCTTTTGTGATGCCTTTTGTTAACCTTTCAGGCGGGGCTTTGGTTGTGCTGGTTGGTTTATGGATAGGAGGATTGATCGGGGTAAAATATCAGTTGTGGGAGTTAGAAAGACAAAGACAGAGTAAGGCTGTACAGATAAGGTTTCCCAAGTTAAATCCTATTTTGGCTTTGTTAAGTCTTGGGGCTTTAGTTTGGGTCGCTTTTAAATCTTGGGTGCTTATCCTTTGGGCAGCCATTGGGATGGTTTTACAAAAAAGCCACTGGTGTATGGGGAATACTTTAAAAGAACCCTTTTTCTCTGAAAAAACCATAAACAACCAGGCTGTTATCTTAACCTTAGGGTTAGCTACTTTGGGTATATGGGGCCTTAAATCTTATCAGGTATTAAACCCTTATACCTATGTTTTACCTAATTTTGGGCTATTAGGCCTTTTAGGAGGTATTCTTTTTGGGGTTGGAATTATTTTAGCAGGTTCTTGTGGAGCAAGCCTTTTTGCTAAGTCAGGAGAAGGAGACCTGAAGTCTTTGGTTGCTTTAGGAGTTTTGATAGGGTCCTATAAGTTTTTAACTTCCTTTTTGTCTTTTGCTACTTTAGAGGGAATTTTTAATGGTAAAACGGTCTATCTACCAACTTATATTTGTTATTCAGGGGCTTTATTAATCCCACTTTTAGTGTTAGGAGGATGGATTATCTTTGTATGGTGGAATAGCAAAACCAAAAAGTTGATTAAGCGTTATTATTTTTAG